GCATACGGCTTGCCCACTAGGGATAACAGCTCCTCCCCGGAAAGGGCCGGAATCTGATCAGGCATGAACAGACCGCCATCGGGCGCGAGACCCGTGAAGAGTGCATCACCGAACGGTACCGGGTCGCCAAGTGAGAGCGCCCTGTCGGTACTATAATATAGAATAGTCATATTCTTCGGCACGGCGAGCAAGTTACCTGAGCAGACTGAACTTCTTTATCTCAATGTTGTCTTCCCAGCGCAGAACAGCCGTGTAAACACCTGAAGGAGCTATCTTACCTGACGGGAGTTTTCCATTCCACGTCACAGTTGTTCTGTCAACGAGCTGTTCACCTTCCAGTGGCAAAGTTGTCACCAATCTCCCTAGAATATCGATAATCTGGATTTGAGCAAAATTCGCTCTCCAGGAATCGGAGGATATCTGAATTTCAAGGGTGACCCTGGAATTTGATGGATTGGGGAATACGTTCATTAGGCTGATTCTGTCCGGAAGTGAGGTAACTCTACTGCTGATACTTACGACGGGGGCGAAGTAGTCGACAATGTTTTGCATCACGGCATCCCGTGTTTCACTGGGGTATATGGCTTCAAACGGCACAGTCAGATAGACCACCGCCCCTTCTTTGTGACTACCGTTGAAATTGCCGCGGAATTCGATTCCGGTGCCCCCTCTTGAATCGTAGTTGACGCCAGAGAACTTAAGATTAATTTCAGCAGCAGCGACAGGTTTGATGCCGTCGGGCCAGTCAACATCATACGTTCCGTGGCTTCCGTCATCAAATGTCAGACTTGTTATGCCAGCGAATATTCCGTTCTCACTGCCGAATGCTTGATACGTTCCCTGTTGTCCCCCGGCGGCGTCAGAGATGTAATCAGCTTTGAGAAAATTGCTGTAGAACTCCATATCATCAGTGTCCCCTTTTTCCACCAGATCGTATCCGATTTCCGATCCTGATACAAAAAGGGCGCCGCCCGCCAACAGGAAATCTTCCACCTGTGCCTGTTCCGCTTTGGAAAAACTGCTGGTGGCTGTTCCCTCTTCACCCAGAATCCAGTCGACCATGCTGTAGTTGTTCAGATCGATCATACCTGTCTCCACCGCTTCGTTAGTACACGAATCAAAGGTGTAATTCGATGCCTGAATTGACGGTGCGTGCCTTTTGATGAAATCGCGGGTATTGCTTGTACCGCTGATACGATCAAAACCGTTGACTATCAATGCGGGCACTTCACTACTGGATGGAGTGACTCCCAGAACTTCGGTGGCCGGGCTCTCACCGAAATCGTTTTTCCCCGTTACGCGGAGATAGTAGATCTCGCCTTCATTCAGGTCTGTTAAAAAGATGGGGTGAGATGAAGAAGAGTCCAGCAAGGCGGTCTCACTGGCGGCAAACCAGCGATAGATTTGGTATTGGTTTGCTGTTTCGGCGCCTGAAAAAGCTACTCTTACGGTTCCGTTGCCCTCATTGGTGATGCTGAGATTCACAGGCGCTGTGGGGGGTGCTGTTGCTCCGAAATGGTCTGCCAGGGCGCCCCACAACTCTGGTTGGGTGCCGTCATAGCCGAGGGCCCAGATGCCGATCCCATTGAGCCCCTTTTCGAGAGCCAGATCGTATTTGTAGGAAAGGCTGAGAGAATCGTCGTACCACCCCTGAAACCAGTCCGGATTTTCGAACCGGTACCACGGCGTCAGGGATTCCTCATCCCACAGCCTGCCGTAGCTTTGCGCAAGAGCCTCAGCCTCCGAATAGAACTTAGCGCTGCCTGTCCCCTTGGTACCGGCCCTCTTCTGGCCAGACGCTGTGGGCCACTGGTAGCCGTAGTAGGGACAGCCCAATATGATCTTGTCTTTTTGACCGTCTGTCTTGTTGAGATAGTCGTTCACTGTCCATGTGACATTGTACGTTCCCCATCCCGTGAGGGGCGAAACGGGGCCTGCTTCTGAACTGCCGCTCCAGTGATAGCCGTAGCCCATGATCATAAGGCCGTCACACGCCTCAGCGAGTTTCTTGTAGTCGAAGGCATCCGACCAGTCAACGGCGGGCGTCGCCATGGTGACCTGTGATCCGGGAAGGGCGGTATGGAATGTGTCGGTTAGCGCCTCCATAAAGGTAGTAAGGTTGTTTCTCTGAGAAGAAGGGACACCCTCAAAATCTATGTTTACGCCGTCGGCTCCCGCCTCTTCCACTTCTTTCAACAATTTCGTCGTGAGAGTTTTTCTATTGGAGGAACTTTTCAACAGTTTCTCAATCGCATCGCTGTCGAATAAGATGACGACGAGCACCACGCGGACCCCGTAGGAATGAGCCTCACTGATCAGGCTGGTGACAGGCCAGCCATGTCTTTCTGAAATGGTTCCGTTGCCGGTTACTTCAATCCCGAAATAGGCCACGGTCGAAAGCAGATTGAAATTGTAGTTTTGCCACGCAGTTCCCATCCAGTACGGGTGGTAGCCGAAGACCTCGACTGAGGGACCAGCGATGCGGGTCATAAGAGGGGCAAGGCGGTTCGCCGACTCGGTCCTCAAACTGGGGAAGAGATGCCGGTACTGCTCATGCTGAATCTGATGGATGCTCTCGTGAGGCTGGGAGAGGAGGGAAGACAAGAGCATCATTGTGAGCAGACAAAAGGTTTGCTGAGACCTAATCACTCTTGCGATCCTCATCCCAGTTGCAGAGCCGAAAGACATCATCGATGGTTTCCCTCTGGCGTATCAGGCTTGGTTCTCCGTTGAGGAGCAGCACTTCCGCCGGACGGGGTCGCGTATTGTATTGACTCGCCATGACGAAGCCGTAAGCGCCTGTATCCATGACGGCAACGAGGTCACCTTCTTCCACTTGCGGGAAAGGCCTGTCTGTTGCCAGTCGATCGGTATTTTCGCAGATACCGCCGGTGAAATCCACTGTGGCTACGTGAGGCGCATCAGGCTCACCCACTTTGTATATCTTGTGATAGGCTTGGTAGAGGGCGGGACGGAGGAATGTATTCATGCCAGCATCGAGACCGATAAAATCCTTGTACCCCTTCTTCTTGCCTGTGATGCGCGACAGCAGCAGGCCGGCATCTCCCACCAGATATTTACCCGGTTCGATGAGTAGTCTGGGTGCTTCTTGCCCAGAATCGTAGAATTGAGCGAAGACGAGCGCCAGCTGCCGGAACATCTCTTCGATATCCACCACCGCCTCATCCTTGCCATAGGGGATGCCCAGACCGCCACCGAGACTGACGTAGCTGAATCGAATGGAGAGACTGTCTTCGATCTCCCGCGCCGTCTCCAGAATGGTAGTCATTACCTCCACAAAGTAGGTGATTTCTAGGTTGCCTGATCCGGGCATACATTGCAGTCCAAAGTGTGTAATGCCGTCGTGGTGGGCTTTCCGGTATGCGTTGATAATCTGCTCTTTCGGAATGCCAAACTTGGCCTCTTTCCCCCCGGTAACGATGGCCGGGAAAGTTCCCTTGCCGAAGCCGGGATTCAGGCGGAATGAGATTTCATCCGGCAGGCCTATCGTTTTGAGGCGGTCGTAGGAGGTAAGGTCGTCAAGGTTCAAATGTACGCCGGAGTCGAGAGCAGTTTTCAGTTCATCCGTACTCTCATAGTTTCCCGTGTAGATACATCTTGCGGGTGCTATCCCAACTTTTTGTGCGATGAACAGTTCGCCGCGGGATGAGCAGTCGGCTCCCAGGGACGGCAGCGCCGATTTCATAAGGGACACAAGATGGGGATTGCTGTTAGCCTTGAGTGCGTAGCAGATCAGGTGGTCAGCAAAGTGTTCAGCCATGGCGCTGTCGAGCCGCTCTACGTTTTGTTGCAAACGGTCACCATCGTAGAGATAGAGAGGCGTCCCAAACTCGGAAGCGATAGACTCCATCCGTTCCCTGTCAGAGATGAGGGAAAGCAGAGGGTGAGTGGCGTCGGTTTTCTGTGTCACTTGAGTGTTCTGGTGAATGTGTAAACGATGTTCAAAGATAGGGAGCGAGTTCTGAACATCTCAAAGGTTTTCTGGCGATGTTAGCGAATGATATGGGTAAAGCCGGACTGGTGCGACTGTCGCATATCATCGAACTTCGCCCTGAGCCACCTCTTTATCATCTTCCGCGTCAGAGGAATCAGCAGACCGAAGCCGAACAGGTCGGTAAGAAGACCGGGCGTGAGCAGAACGATTCCGCCAATGAGAATGAGCAGACCATCTATCAGTTTGTCGGCGGGCATCCTTCCGGCTGTCAGCTCATCCTGAATCTGGATCCATATCCAGAGACCCTGTGCCCGCGCCAGTGTTGCCCCGATGATTCCTGTTGCCACCACCAGAAACATGGTGGGCCAGAATCCGATTTCGGAGCCCAGCTTGATCAGGATGACCATCTCCACGAAAGGGAGACCGACAAACAGTACAATAAGTTTCGCTAACATTCGGCAGTTTCTATCTACGCTATATAGAACTTACAACGCAATGATGAGGAAAGGCTATACGACAAATATCGTCGTAGTCGTTGTAATAGGTCTCCCCTAATCCGTAAATTGACCTTAATAATGACGTCTGAAGAAGTACAGCATCTCATTGAAGAAGGGCTTTCCGGAGCTACCGCGGAGGTGACAGATCTCCAAGGAACAGGAGATCATTTTTCGGCTGTGGTAGCGTGGAACGGCTTCACGGATATGACACTCGTCCAGCAGCATCAGGCTGTATACGACACATTGGGTGACTTTCTCACCAGAGAGATTCACGCCCTTCAGTTGAAGACGCAGACAGCTAATGATGTTTCGGAAAAAGATTAAAGTAGGGAGGTTTGGAGAATGGATTTAAAGACAGAGATTAAAAATACCATCGATGAAAACATGGTGGTGCTGTATATGAAAGGGACGAAAGAGATGCCCATGTGTGGTTTTTCCAACGCTGTGGTGCAGGTTCTGGGGGAATATGGGATTCCTTATGTGGATGTGAACGTGTTAGAGGATCCTGAGATTCGCGTGCGTCTTTCTGAGATTTTCAACTGGCCTACCATTCCACAGCTGTTCATCAACGGCGAACTGGTTGGTGGGTGCGACATTACGCTGGAGCTTCATCAGAGCGGCGAGTTGAAGCGGCGTCTGGAAGAAGCTGAAGAAGAGGCTCTCTCTTCCGGCGAATAAGGATCGGTTTACACTATAATTCTGTCTGTTCTCTTTGACGGTACGGCAGTATATTTGCGCGCCTGATTTGACGTTACATCAGATCAACTGGCCCCTTCGTCTAGTGGTTAGGACATCAGGTTTTCGACCTGACAACAGGAGTTCGATTCTCCTAGGGGTCACTCCTCCGGCGCACCTTCAAGGTTTTGGAAACCTTGAAGGTTTTCCTCGTGATCGGAGGACTTGGGAATAATGTGAAATCCCGGGCACTCATCTCGTGAGCAGCATCTTGCGGGTCTGAGTGAAATCGCCGGCCCTGATCTGATACAGATACACACCCGCGCTGACAGGCTTTACCAAACCATCCGTACCGTCCCATGTGTAGGAAGGAAGAATTGGAGAAGTGGGTTTAGTTAATTAGATGAGGCTACAGAGGAAGCAACAACTGCACCTATTACTACAGCTATAATTATTTCGTTAATTGTATTTGATATTGATTCAGCAACAGATTTGTGCGTGATTCAGGATGCCCTCTGCCCGTTTGTCCGCTGAATTTGCTTGGGTGTGAATCTACGACGGAGGTCCGGCGGTATAGACCTGAAGCAATTCTGTTTCAGCTTCCGGAGCAAAGAGCAGTACGTTATCGCGGATTGAATCAAGCTGCTCACTGACAGCAGCAGCAGGAACCCCGGGTGGGGCATAGGCCACGTAAAGGGCCCGCCGGGTTTTTGGAGAGATGGGCGTTCGCTGATCCTGGCCGTAGATAATGGTACAGACAATCCCGTCTGCGTCGGACATCATCATGTCTCCTGGTTTCAAGGATTTCAGTACGCCGTTCATTTGAGTAAAATCGTCTCCTGCCTGAGTCACATCGATCCTGAGGGGATTTCGAAGAAGGTCGGCATCATGACCTGCTGTAAGGATCAGGGTGTTCAATTCAGCGGTAAAATTTGCATCTACGAGAGGACTGATATTCGGCAGAGGCTTCCCTTTGTGAACCACTGACTCCAGCTGAAGCTGAACGTGATAGGTTTTGTTGAATCGCCTGTAGTAATTCCGGTATGCTTTTAATACTTCAAGTTCCAGAAGGTCCGCCCGGGAAAATTTGGAATACTTTTCACGAAGGGTTGCTTCCACCTCCTGCTTCCTCTGATCCAGGGGCGTTTCGCGTCTGGTATTATCCACGTTTCCCAACAGCACCACTCCCACATGGCCTCCTGGAAACGTTTCGTGCC
This region of Candidatus Neomarinimicrobiota bacterium genomic DNA includes:
- a CDS encoding phenylalanine--tRNA ligase beta subunit-related protein produces the protein MVLLGNVDNTRRETPLDQRKQEVEATLREKYSKFSRADLLELEVLKAYRNYYRRFNKTYHVQLQLESVVHKGKPLPNISPLVDANFTAELNTLILTAGHDADLLRNPLRIDVTQAGDDFTQMNGVLKSLKPGDMMMSDADGIVCTIIYGQDQRTPISPKTRRALYVAYAPPGVPAAAVSEQLDSIRDNVLLFAPEAETELLQVYTAGPPS
- a CDS encoding FxsA family protein — protein: MLAKLIVLFVGLPFVEMVILIKLGSEIGFWPTMFLVVATGIIGATLARAQGLWIWIQIQDELTAGRMPADKLIDGLLILIGGIVLLTPGLLTDLFGFGLLIPLTRKMIKRWLRAKFDDMRQSHQSGFTHIIR
- a CDS encoding glycosyl hydrolase family 18 protein, producing the protein MIRSQQTFCLLTMMLLSSLLSQPHESIHQIQHEQYRHLFPSLRTESANRLAPLMTRIAGPSVEVFGYHPYWMGTAWQNYNFNLLSTVAYFGIEVTGNGTISERHGWPVTSLISEAHSYGVRVVLVVILFDSDAIEKLLKSSSNRKTLTTKLLKEVEEAGADGVNIDFEGVPSSQRNNLTTFMEALTDTFHTALPGSQVTMATPAVDWSDAFDYKKLAEACDGLMIMGYGYHWSGSSEAGPVSPLTGWGTYNVTWTVNDYLNKTDGQKDKIILGCPYYGYQWPTASGQKRAGTKGTGSAKFYSEAEALAQSYGRLWDEESLTPWYRFENPDWFQGWYDDSLSLSYKYDLALEKGLNGIGIWALGYDGTQPELWGALADHFGATAPPTAPVNLSITNEGNGTVRVAFSGAETANQYQIYRWFAASETALLDSSSSHPIFLTDLNEGEIYYLRVTGKNDFGESPATEVLGVTPSSSEVPALIVNGFDRISGTSNTRDFIKRHAPSIQASNYTFDSCTNEAVETGMIDLNNYSMVDWILGEEGTATSSFSKAEQAQVEDFLLAGGALFVSGSEIGYDLVEKGDTDDMEFYSNFLKADYISDAAGGQQGTYQAFGSENGIFAGITSLTFDDGSHGTYDVDWPDGIKPVAAAEINLKFSGVNYDSRGGTGIEFRGNFNGSHKEGAVVYLTVPFEAIYPSETRDAVMQNIVDYFAPVVSISSRVTSLPDRISLMNVFPNPSNSRVTLEIQISSDSWRANFAQIQIIDILGRLVTTLPLEGEQLVDRTTVTWNGKLPSGKIAPSGVYTAVLRWEDNIEIKKFSLLR
- a CDS encoding BolA/IbaG family iron-sulfur metabolism protein gives rise to the protein MTSEEVQHLIEEGLSGATAEVTDLQGTGDHFSAVVAWNGFTDMTLVQQHQAVYDTLGDFLTREIHALQLKTQTANDVSEKD
- the grxD gene encoding Grx4 family monothiol glutaredoxin, which produces MDLKTEIKNTIDENMVVLYMKGTKEMPMCGFSNAVVQVLGEYGIPYVDVNVLEDPEIRVRLSEIFNWPTIPQLFINGELVGGCDITLELHQSGELKRRLEEAEEEALSSGE
- the lysA gene encoding diaminopimelate decarboxylase, whose amino-acid sequence is MTQKTDATHPLLSLISDRERMESIASEFGTPLYLYDGDRLQQNVERLDSAMAEHFADHLICYALKANSNPHLVSLMKSALPSLGADCSSRGELFIAQKVGIAPARCIYTGNYESTDELKTALDSGVHLNLDDLTSYDRLKTIGLPDEISFRLNPGFGKGTFPAIVTGGKEAKFGIPKEQIINAYRKAHHDGITHFGLQCMPGSGNLEITYFVEVMTTILETAREIEDSLSIRFSYVSLGGGLGIPYGKDEAVVDIEEMFRQLALVFAQFYDSGQEAPRLLIEPGKYLVGDAGLLLSRITGKKKGYKDFIGLDAGMNTFLRPALYQAYHKIYKVGEPDAPHVATVDFTGGICENTDRLATDRPFPQVEEGDLVAVMDTGAYGFVMASQYNTRPRPAEVLLLNGEPSLIRQRETIDDVFRLCNWDEDRKSD